The Verrucomicrobiia bacterium genomic interval TCTTTGTCCCAGCTGAACCCCCAAAAGTGATTGACGAGTCCCCTAAGGCTCCTACCCTCTTCCCCGAACAGAAGACGAACATAGGGGATGATGCTCGCGTGCCTGCGCAGCAGGGTGGAAGTAATGGTGCGACGAGTGTGGGAAGCGGTGAGGAAATTGCGCTCAAAGAAGGAGATATACTGCAATTGTAAAAGTTTGCTCCTAGAGCTTATTTTGCCTGTTTTTGGCAAGGTACTAGCACTCAGCTTACTGCGTCCATCGATGCCAAATCGCATGCTATAACGCCTTAGAAGATTCATTGTTCGACATTATAAATACCACGATTGTCATGCCAGTTACCCACCAAATGCAGTTGCATCCTGCCCCCTTTGCCCGTATGGCCAGCGGTCAGAAGAAAAATGAAATCCGCCTTAACGATGAAAAGCGTCGCCTGCTCGCCGTTGGTGATCTCATTGAATTTTCAAACCGTGGGCAGCAAAACGAAAAGCTACAAGTCCGCGTCACAAAGCTTGAGCCATTCCCCGGCTTTGCCGAACTCTACCACGCCCACCAGTCAGAGTTCCCCGAGTGGACGTTGGATAGCTTTGTGCAGAGCAGTCTCAGCGAGTATTACTCCCCTGCCCAGGAAAAACAGTGGGGAGCCCTCTATATTGGTATCGAAAAAGCCTAACCTGTTGGACAGGTTCAAAAAGAGGGACCGAACAAGCGTTCGCCAGGCAGGGTGAATACCCCTATCTCAAACCTGGTATTCCTGATATGGTGCCCCTAGCACCTTTTGGTGAGGAGTTTGATAGGTATGGGAACGGTTGTTCATTCTGTAGACGATATTATGAGCCGCAGGCTTCCCCTGGGAGGTCCTGCGCCCTTTTTTACTGCGATTGCGCAGCTGGAGCGG includes:
- a CDS encoding ASCH domain-containing protein gives rise to the protein MFDIINTTIVMPVTHQMQLHPAPFARMASGQKKNEIRLNDEKRRLLAVGDLIEFSNRGQQNEKLQVRVTKLEPFPGFAELYHAHQSEFPEWTLDSFVQSSLSEYYSPAQEKQWGALYIGIEKA